A window of the Hordeum vulgare subsp. vulgare chromosome 5H, MorexV3_pseudomolecules_assembly, whole genome shotgun sequence genome harbors these coding sequences:
- the LOC123396478 gene encoding short-chain dehydrogenase TIC 32 B, chloroplastic-like, with protein MRLDDAQNDAHRPPLVLGGSNFVFVSLFCYSSVFDLFQAYAVKCACRICYSYHITSLLVLGAENHQMGLLSLITGRPGASGFGSASTAEQVTDGVDASNLTVIITGGPSGIGLETSRVFALRGANVIIAARNTEAASEAKKSITEANPTARVDVLKLDLSSLKSVRAFAEQFNSMNLPLNILINNAGVMFCPFQLSEDGVEMQFATNHLGHFLLTNLLLDNMKATAESTGIEGRIVNLSSIAHEHTYPKGIQFDKLNDKKTFDRRSAYGQSKLANILHAKELSRRLKEEGANITVNSLHPGVIMTNLMRHSYAVMKAIQLATCLIWKNVPQGAATTCYVGLSHELKGVTGKYFADCNEEKTSELAKSDILAKQLWEFSEELVKSAHQI; from the exons ATGAGGCTCGATGATGCCCAGAATGATGCGCATCGACCACCTCTTGTTCTTGGGGGCTCAAATTTTGTTTTTGTCTCCTTGTTCTGTTATAGCAGTGTTTTTGACCTGTTCCAGGCTTATGCTGTTAAATGTGCATGCCGCATATGTTACTCCTACCACATCACGAGCTTGTTGGTGTTGGGAGCTGAGAATCATCAGATGGGTCTCCTGTCGCTCATCACCGGCCGGCCGGGCGCCAGCGGGTTCGGGTCGGCGTCCACGGCGGAGCAGGTCACCGACGGCGTCGACGCCTCGAACCTCACCGTCATCATCACAG GAGGACCTAGTGGCATTGGCCTAGAGACGTCGAGGGTGTTCGCCCTGAGAGGAGCCAATGTCATCATCGCGGCGAGGAACACGGAGGCCGCGTCGGAGGCGAAGAAGAGCATAACGGAGGCGAACCCGACCGCCCGCGTCGATGTCCTGAAGCTCGACCTCAGCTCCCTCAAGTCCGTCAGGGCCTTCGCCGAGCAGTTCAACTCCATGAACCTCCCTCTCAACATCTTGAT AAACAATGCAGGTGTGATGTTCTGTCCCTTCCAGCTCTCCGAAGATGGGGTCGAGATGCAGTTTGCCACCAATCACCTAG GCCACTTTCTGCTGACCAACCTGCTGCTTGATAACATGAAAGCCACTGCTGAGTCTACGGGTATCGAGGGCCGCATCGTGAACCTATCATCGATCGCCCACGAGCATACATATCCCAAGGGGATTCAGTTTGATAAACTCAATGACAAGAAAAC ATTCGATAGAAGGTCGGCCTATGGACAATCAAAGCTTGCGAACATACTACACGCTAAAGAGCTCTCTAGACGGCTCAAG GAGGAAGGAGCTAACATCACGGTTAATTCCCTTCATCCTGGAGTAATCATGACCAATTTGATGAGGCACTCCTATGCTGTCATGA AGGCAATTCAACTTGCCACTTGCTTGATCTGGAAGAATGTACCCCAG GGAGCAGCAACCACTTGCTATGTAGGGCTCAGCCATGAGCTCAAGGGAGTTACAGGCAAATACTTTGCCGACTGCAACGAGGAGAAGACAAGCGAATTGGCGAAGAGCGACATCTTGGCGAAGCAACTCTGGGAATTCAGCGAAGAGCTGGTCAAGTCTGCGCATCAGATCTGA